CATGgtattatattcatttttactgtatatatttattttagcgTTTATTAGTTTATTTACAACTCTCCAAAGGAACTTTAAGTACTAAACATAATGTATAAGAGCACGTGGTAAACTGTGACACCGTACATCGCACGAAACACAAACAATTTCGATTCGATGTATCGATTGCTTAAAATGTCTACCAAAGTGATTGTATGTATTGAAAGCATCAAGCTTTCCACATTACCATCATAGTAAGTTTGTAGTTGTTGTGCGATTTACACACTAGATGGTATTGtctaaattttttatataataatttatgaagtacaaattaaatataacGCAAATACAAACAGTGCTTTTTTATCACACGGATTGGGAACTGCGTGCTCTTTTACCATTTTCGTATCATTTTCAGTTATCGATGTgaactaaaataaaatatcagtACTACTAAGTATGGGAAGTAAAACTAACGCGACGAAAATCAAtaattgataaaataattattttagtaGTAATAAGCATTATAGTGGATAGaccttgaaaaatacaaatacccacgttgtaaaatattaaatcgatcatttttttcttaGAATATAAAGCTACATATTATGAATAGGGATTTGAAGATGAATGgtattttggaaaattatattaAGCTGTTATGATAATTTCTAATTTTGATAATATTCTCAACTTTATGttgttaaaatttttcgtctgCGAAAATGAATAGaacttattattatattttctgaGAGTGATAGGTTTAACAGATCTACGAACGGTATATAGAAAATAGATTTTGTGTTTACTATCTTTATCGACTTTTGTTGTTCGGTTTGATATAGTTCCTAGAATAACCGTTCTAAAACGGATAGGTTGTTCCGAAACCACTGATTTTTCACAAAGTCGATACTACAGTTCGTGAGACACAACCTCTCCTGAATGTCTGAGCTTTCACATAGCTCGTCTATGGTCGTAGTCCGTATAGGTGGTTAAATAgcagaattatttaaaatgttgTAACTTTTAATAGATgccataaataaatataacgttTAGGCATATTAAACATATTAATTGTGTTAAAAACAAAGTAAGTATAGTGCAatcttaaattattataaatataagcaaAATTAAAAATCACTATAGACAACATTTTCAGGTATCCCTGAATTTATCGTAACTGTCGAAATTCTATCTGAAGTTGGGCATTAACAGTGTAATTGGAGAAACAGTAAtcaattgtttaattcttattataaaatattaattgttatcaAAGGAATTTGTACTGTTTACATTCGTAAGTATATTGTTACATATTTACATTATTATCatttaatattatacataattgtATAACCTTGAAATGATTCTATTAAAGATTCTAGTAAATTATGTAAGATTTTTGAAAGTATAGTAATCGTATATAAATTTCAGTTTTATAAAATGAATAACTCAGCGGATCCTAGACGTCCAGAACGAGAAGTTCGTTACAAACCTGCTGCATCAAGCAGTCAAGCACAACCAGGCGACTATTCGGCACCAGATTATATGAACATATTAGGAATGATCTTTAGTATGTGTGGCTTGATGATGAGGTTGAAATGGTGTGCATGGGTTGCATTATATTGTTCTTGTATTAGTTTTGCTAATTCTAAAGTAAGCGACGATACGAAGCAAATTCTTAGTAGTTTTATGCTGTCCATATCGGCAGTTGTAATGTCGTACTTACAAAATCCACAGCCTATGACTCCACCGTGGGCATCGGCGATGCAATAAaggtattttacaatttttatgacATTTAACGACTACTGATTATTTAATGCGCCTCTTGAAACATTTATTCCGTGTAACTGATGTAATAGACACAGAACTTTGACATTTATGACAAAGGGGTTCAAAGAAGTAGAGAAAATTAGCTAGCAATTAAATTCatctttttatttcttaaaaagTATTGTACTTTATTACATTAAATGAACTTTTTTGCTATGTATCACTTTTTTCTAATTATATTCTACAAATATCACTTACAATAAGtccattattatattttctaagtGCATATATTTACTAGAGTTAAACGGATCAGGTATATTCTTTCTACTTTTTACATAAATACAGTGATTTTAAAGTTTCCACTATTTAGAGACtgttaataaaaatgatacTTTGTCgttcgttctttgttacgcaatTGCCTCCTttctattatataatttaaGTTTTCAGTCCCATTTTTGCATTTACTAAAACTTTGGGAAAAaagtaattgtaattatttcaaattatgaaaaaagcaattgaatttctttaagtaaaaaattaatGTCAAATAATATAGCAAAATTATACGCGGATGATTACAAAGGGTAGATTGAAATAAGACTagtttttcttgtatttttgttGATTCTGTTAAAAAACTGTACAAAATGTATCGTTCAAAATTCTCGTATTAAACGATATCTATGCGGAGTAGGCCAGTGAAACTTTCGTGCAATGTTCATACGTTTTCATCGCGCTACAATAAACGGTAATTACAGACGAGAGGTCTaatagaaaaattgattttttttttttcagcaaGGCATTTCGATTCAAATTAACCATCATCCGTGTCGTACGTTACTTTTTTTCTTGCTAATTTCCTATTCGCCCattgtgtatttttaatttatacacgATCGGGTCTATGTAGACCGTATTATGATCTTTCGGTTGGCAAACATGTTTTCTGAATCAGAAAATACTTTGTTTCGTCGAAGAAGTTACTGTACAGAGACAGAAAAGAGTTCTACGATAAAACTTGAGTATTCCGCATTATTCAAATTCGACTATCTACACCTTACACGAGGAATTTCACAGGATGAAATTACCTTTTACCTTTTACGCTTAATGTTCGTCTAACCTTAAACTACGAATTTATCGAATGTGCATAAACTTCAGCGAAAGATCGTATAAAAAGAGGCTACAATACGTGGCCCCTTAATTTTAGAATATCTCGAAAGTATCATCCGTTTCGAAACTTGCGAAAACGATTCTGAACGATCACACGAAAATGTGATATTGGCACAGATATCTAACAGTTATTTTACATCTATCTTGCCTCTGGTCCCCGGTCGGTCCAACTTCTCGTTATTAAACGCTACTTTCACCTCGACCGACCAGCGTGATcgggtatacgtacttctttcGTTTTGCACTAAAGAAAGGTGAACTATGTTGTCCGTGCGTCGGTGTTGGCGAGAGTCCACGTAAAAGAGGTAACGAAGCGTCACCGCTCATCCCGGTCGCGTCGAATTTCTTCTTCCATTCTGCTCCTAGATCGGTAGCCGGCGCCATCAGGCCTTTACACTCCGGGGAACTTCTCACGCTGAGGAACACGTCGTTACTGCTGTCGCGTTGCCCGGAAGAACCCTGACATACCGATTGATTTCTTACATTACGCGCATAAAAGTTTCTCAAAGTACCTAATAAACTCTATAGGTTTTCTGTCATTTTCAGGGTTATGTGTTACCATCGTAAACGGTTAAAGCTGTACAGTGGAACATCTATACGAGTGTACAGTGGgtaatatttgataaataatgTTACACCTTTGCCTCGTAAAAGTCCAAGCTGGAACCGTTCGTCTCGTTTTCCTCCTCGGCGTAACCTGCCTGAGCTTGATTCAACGCGTGAGACGTTCCAGAGGAATGAGAAGAGGCGTGGGACGAAGAGTTCTCCGACAAATCGTCCCTGCAGCAGGCAGCCGTGCATACTCGTTGCTCTCTGCAATGTTTCCGCGAAGTTTGCACTCGTTATTTTACATTCGAAACAAGGGGCTGTAGAATCGATCGGTCTTTCAAGGTCGTTACCTCGAGCGTGAATTTAAACGACACTGCGGAatcagtgaccttgagcggcgaATTGATTCCGCTACGACTTGTGACACTACAGACCGAGGAAAGAATCGACTCGAGAGGTCTTTGAAGTATTTTACCGTTCAAGATACATTGTTCTTCGCATATGTAAATGTTCCTATTGTTTGTATAATGATAATAGTAACATACGATGCACGGCAAAGTATGAAACAAAAGTGGTAACAACGGTAACAAAGATCTGGGAACTTTTCAAACGATACGTGTCTTATTTACTTAAAACTAGCGAAATAACTTTCATTTGAAAGTTCACGCGAAGGTTATTTCGGTTAAACTTGAAATAACCTTCAATATTCTGTACTTTTGCATTAAAAAATGATTACTTTTTTTAGTTACTAGTTTTGTACTTTTGTACTTCCGCGTTGGAAAATCTTCGTTacttttttcatttgaaaacgATGAATAAATCGACGTTTCGGTtaatttcgaatattcaaatatcaaaatattattttcaacggttgttggaaatcaaatttattcgaatctgCGGGTGTAAGCCAATGGGTGGGAGTTTCATTTTATCGAATCTCCTCCACCCCCCGaggcgattctttcttcgtgcagATTGTACGTTCATATTCGATGCGACTATACAGGGTGGTCTAATAATTTCGATCACCTTGAAAGTCTCCGTTATTTTTAGAGATACGAACAAACTTTATTCGCAAAAGTTGTACGGTACGAAGGGTATCGTAATATGCCAGTAATAACTATTTTGCAGGTGGACGATTCTCGGAGATGTCAAGgtcatttctatttttttaaacgataaccTATACTTGGGTCAGCTAGTATAGCTgaatctttcgaagatttcaacGATCTTTGATGCAAGGTCGTTCGAcgataaacaaagaaataaaacaacgaTTCTTGGATCGTGATGTTGCAACACGAGTCTAGGTTTCGTAAGGTCTCTTGGCAACGTTAATAATCTGAATTTACTGTTTACATTTATTACCGTTCCAATATTTTACTTTAGGTTATAaccacgtacaacgtttactgCAGAAACAGCGTCGAAAGATACAAATGGTAcaacttttttaaataaagtttttCCATGTGTCCAAAAATAACGAGGATATTCAAGGTGGTCAAAGTTAGTGGACCACCCTGTATACAGATAGGAGCCGAAAAGACGATTCCTGGATCAAGAGGAACGAACTCAGGGGAGGTAGGGGTTGGTCGTCACCAGAGGTTGGTTGCCACGGGTTTAATTATTCATtgtccattgtaatctggcggctGTAATTTTAACTAACGATTTATGACGCAGTTACGAGACAGTCTAGGATAGCATCAAGATCGCTGAAATATTTGTGTAACTTTATAGCCACTGTTTCCTGTTTTCGTACCGGTGAGTAATTTCTAATCGCTTTGGGTTTGTATACTGTTTTCAGCCATAGCTTGTACTCTCGGTTTTAGATTTATTTATACgagtctcttttcttttctaggtTAAAAATGGTTCGTACCCAAAAGAGAGTTCTTCCGTTTAGAATCATTTACGAATAATCGACAACAACATACTCGTAAGGATTGTCTCGCATTTTCGGAGCACCTCTGGTCTCCTGCACTGGTCGTGCTCAACGTTCGAAGGACGATTCTTGGGTCTGTTTAGACTTCATTTTAGACGCAGTCGCTTCTTCGGTACTCGATACCATGtgttaattatttacattggAGCGATAACGAAGCACACTTCGGAAGAAAAATTCACCGTGTTCCACTTTAGAGAATTGTGCTTCGAAAATTCTGCAATATTACGCAGTACGATTTTCGATCATTGTTAATTGTAACGTTGCTCTTGACGTGCCGATAGACAACGAAGATCATCGCGAGAACGAAGTTTATACATCGCGAAGCGACGGAGAAGTAGAATTATTATAGATACATTTATATCGTCTTGTATTCTTATTATCGATTATTGTTATCCATGTCACGACTCGTAGAAATAAGCAAACAAAAATAGTACGATACGAGCTTACGTTAGGGCTTGAACGAATCAATGTTAGCCACCATGACTCATTTCGTGGATGTCGAAAACAGCCGGCTCTAGCCACCGTGACTCATTTTGTGGATGTCAGTATAGCCTCTAGCTACCGTGACTCACTCTATGGATGTCGAATAGAGACTCTAGCTACCGTAACTCATTCTATGGATGTCGGATAGAGCCTCTAGCTACTGTGACTCACTCTATGGATGTCGAATAGAGCCTCTAGCTACCGTGACTCATTCTACGGATGTCGTATAGAGCCTCTAGCTACTGTAACTCATACTGTGGAGGTCAAATATAGCCTCTAGCTACCGTGACTCATTCTACGGATGTCGTATAGAGCCTCTAGCTACTGTAACTCATACTGTGGAGGTCAAATATAGCCTCTAGCTACCGTGATTCATTCTACGGATGTCGTATAGAGCCTCTAGCTACTGTAACTCATACTGTGGAGGTCAAATATAGCCTCTAGCTACCGTGACTCATTCTGTGGATGTCAAATATAGCCTCTAGCTACCGTGACTCATTCTGTGGATATCATATATAGCCAGTTCTAACCACAGTGACTCATTTTATGGATACCGAATGTATCCACCGCTAGCCACAGTGACTCGTTCCGTGGACGGCGGTATACAATCGGCATTGTATCTCATTTCGTGAATGCCAGATGGCGCTAGACGCGAAATGGTTAAATGCACGCGCGCCTGGAACGATAACCGAAAACCCAGGAATGTAAAAAGTAAACGAATTCGAATCCTCCGGGCAACCATCCCCGATCTCCGTTACTGTTAGATCGAATACCTTCGGACGGTGACCGAGTCCCGTCTCCTCGGTACTGGCGGCGGAAGACCAGCGGTCAAGCTCTTGGCGCTCTCGTAACTCGCCTCGCTATTCCCGCTGCTCGTGTTACTGCCGTTGTTCCCCTCCCTGAGGAAGTAGTTCTTCGCCGAGAGCATGGCAAAGTGAAGGTTGTTCTTCAAGTCGTCCGCCGCCGTTGACAAGTTTCCCGAAATCTTCGGGGTGCGCCTCATCGGTCTCGGTGGTGGTACCGGCGATGGAGGACTGCTCGACGCCTCCGAAAGCGTCTCCGGCGTCGCGAGCGGCGCCGTTCGCGCGTTGTCGTCCCAGTCGCACCGTCGACTCGACCTTGGCACCAAAAATCAACCTTTCAGACGGTTCGCGGAACCCCGATTGACCGTAGGGTTTCGACGGCGGGCTCGGAGAAAACACCGCAGCCGGGGGGAGCAACGGCCTGTGACGCGATACCGTGGCTAACACGTGAGCGCAAAACACGACACTGGTTCGCAGAAACGAAGCGGACAGAAGCGGATAGAGCTGCAGACCCTCATCGACGCATCGAATTTCAACGGTACCGGCGTAACTCGATGGCGTTGCGGCAGTGCAAACGATTCTGTCAACGTGCGCGACTGTCAAAAGCGGTGATACAGAACGTGAGGTAAGCGATCAATGTGAACGTGACATGAGGTTCTTCGAACGATATACGAGGAACGATACGTCCGACATCTCGGACGATCGAGAACGATATTACGAACATCCACGAAATAACGTACGAACGCCTCTCTCGAAGTGTCTCCTATCAGAGCTTGAAAATCTCGTGTTTTCTTTCAGCGCTAAACAAAAATCGTCCCGATACCAGCGATAcgaaaatctttgaaaattcCTCGGACCCCCTAATTTCCATCACGCAAAAGCTACGTATGGTCGGGGCCGTCCATCGGGGCGTCAGACCCACGGTTCAGGGACCGCGGACCCACGGGTTCGTCGTCCAGACTCACGCGCAGACACGGTCGTACAATTTGCTCTATTCTTACAATTTGCATTCGTCGGTCCTAGGTGTGTTGAGCAACTCGCTGGCCAGGCTGACGTACTCCCACGGGATCCCCCTGGAGTCGACGCTCAGCTCACGGCCAACCTGGGGGAACTCCGACGGGCTCTGTAACGACGTGAAGCTAGTCTCCAGGCAGAGTTTGTGCGGCGGTGTGCCGGCCAGGTTGCTGGGATGCGATTTTACGGGGCTGGACGACGACAGCAACGCTCTCATTTCCTGTTCGATCTCCATCTCCTGGATCTCGACCACCTCCCGCGCCTCCGACGCCTCCGTGGACGACGCGTGACCGGAAACCAACCTCTGCGGCTTCGCCGGTCCCAGGGTCGTTACAACCTGACATTACACATCCacacgcgttttttttttccatgtaGTCGTTCTCACCGATCCTCCGGCGATCTCGGTTCACGGTTAAATCGCCCCCGTTAAATCGTTCGACATCGAGGTGAGAACGAAACTCGGGGTGAGAAATCAAattgtaaatttcttttttctatttttttcgatGGCAAAAGCGAACTCGAGCGCGTCGATGGTTATACGCTCGATGGGGATCGGTCGTCGATTTTAATCGGTTTCATCGAGCAACCGAATATTCGATTATGCGGTTGGCGCGCGATCGTTTAGCATCCAGGTGTACGAATAATTCTGTTACGGGCGATCGAGCAACAACGTTCGCCGAAAAACAACGACGGTTAATAGAATACACGGTACGGTGAAATTAGATAGAGACGGAATCGATAACTCCTCCGCTCGAACGACCAAAGTAACGCGTTAAATCGCCATTTCAAGGAGCGAGGCAACCTTCTCGACTCTAACGCGCtctttcgtttcgcgactcGAAGTCTTTGGACAGAACGTATCCCGAATTGAACTCGTGTGTTTGATTTTACGAGCCAACGAGAGGAACGGGGAAATTATAGGAGCGTCGAGTCGAAACTATTCCAAGAGCTGTGATTGTAGAATGATAACatgtacgaaatatttgtacacggtgaatAATGTGTACAatgtatttgtacttttatcttttctttctttactaCCTTGTGGCAAAGTTACGCTATTAATAACCataaagaattattattattatcgttattattgtacGAGATCGCGATGGGTCGAGAGAGACCCGAAGAACGCACCAACGTCGAAGAACTTGTTCACGGAAATTTAGCAACGATCAAATCATATGTATCGCGTTCGATGTGATTATTATCGTCGAGGAATTGCTCTCGATAAATTCCACAAATTGTACAAACGAGAAAACGTACgtgattgaaaaaaattaatgaaatttcgaaTCTTTTTGATCGCGAGTGCCCGCAAATTTTGCTCGTCCGTTTCCAACGGAAAAAGCAGTAAATTCCGATGATATTGATTCAGCTGTTTACACAAACGTGTTAAATATTTAAGTTCGATCGCACGTACACCTAGGTACTAATTGGTCGCTAGATTGATACAGCGGAGCCAAATGTGATCGTTGCGTTTCTCGATGACTTTCGAGGGTCAAACGGATAATCGAATATCCAGAAATCTCAAttctcgattgaaattttcaagacTTTCGGGGCTCCGTTTCCCATGTGCATTTAACGTTAACGTTCGAAATCTAGGTTTCTGGGTACCGgtttctcgctcgctcgtttcgcGTTAATGCTCGAGGGGGTTATTGAACATTTTCGACCGTGGCTTCGCGGATTCCGTTCGCGTAGATGACTAGTATAATACGGagggaggaaaaaaagaaaacaagaacGATGTACGCAAAATACGTCGTTAATTGGAACGCGAGCGTAGATTCGAGGATCTTCTCGTGGAAGAATAACTTGGATCCGTTGATGTATTCACGGTTCCATAAATTACGCATCGCGTTACGGACGTGGAgcgtgtacagggtgattcgaaaATACCCGTTCTATGTTTCAGAGGGTGAATTTATTTACCAAGACGAGTGAAAAATGTTCTACAAACGTGTATGTTGTATGTGCCTTGGTTTTCGATTTGTGGACCGTCGAAGAAAACGTTCAAAGTGAAAGaaaaagatttctttttatacTAAACATTTACTTCCATTGTTCACAACTCGAAAACTGAGGTATATAAGACGTATGTTCACAGTAGATTTTTACCCAATTTAGTGCATAGATTTCccctttgaagccaaaaaatattttttatactaaatatttttttcgatcgttcacAACTCGAAAACTAAGATATGTAAGACCTATGTTCACAGTAGATTTTTACCAAGTTTAGTGCACAGATTTCCCctctgaagctaaaaaatatcgtttttttacactaaacattttcttcgatcactCATAATTCGAAAACTAAGATATACAACGATAAAGATATATAAGATGCAAGACGTACGTTCACAGTAGATATTTACCCACTTTACTGCACAAATTTCCCCTCTGAAgcccaaaaatattattttcttttacactaaacattttcttcgatcgtccacaACTCGAAAACTGAGATATCTAAAACGTACGTTCACAGGAAATTTTTTACTCAACTTAATGCGTAAATTCACCCTTACACGTATTTCCAAGTCACCCTCTGTAACTCGTTGCAAAGCAATTTTAACCAAAGTCGAACGAGAGCGTGTACGCGAACATCTTCCTCAACGAGCGTTTCCGCGGGCGAACATAATAAATTTCGTATCCCCGGTTATCTGTTCTCCGGAAATTCTAAACACACGGTTATTCCTTATTCAAACCGGGTAATGGAGCCCCGTGGACAACACGGCGAAACGCGCGGGAAAACATTACGAAAATTTCGCCCGCGCGTATCGCGTTATCTCGAGGACAAATTGTTTGATTCGCGTCGGATAGCAAGTTTCGAACCCCGGTTTCATGTTACCGAAGCAAAGAGGCTTATACGTTTGATCCGCTTTCGCTCTCGAACAGACTCTTCTCCCCATTTCGCGGGCTGGAGCGTTATCGAGGACGGTTCTCTGATTTTTCGCTCGAAAATCATTCAGAAAGCTACTCGAACACTCGAAGAGTACtttcaaaaaaagaaacaccacTCTTGGCGTCGATACACCGACCTGCTCCACTCTTCCACAATTTTCGTTACCCCGAGAAATTTAATCGAAGAAGTTCCTCTTTTTCGTAATATAAGAAAATTTGAGTACAATCTGTTACACAAAGTTTAGCtccattatataaaaatattatgtaatttttgttatatataaatattgtacaaactTTACGATCTGTTATATAAATAATCTATTACATAAAGATTATTTATCGATGACCTGATCCattcttcgaaattttcaacaCCTCGAGAAATTTAATTGAAGGAAATAAGTTTCTTTTGGATGCAAGGaaatttttgtgtaattttaacCAATCTATTACTATGTATAGAGTTTGGATCCAGTTAATACAGATCGTAGTGTTGGTTTGGGAGTctctttcgttggaaaaattctgAAACCGTAAATCTCGCGATGGAAAACGGGCCTAAAGGTACAAGTCTCTTCGCCATGATCCGCGACGCGGTGCAAAGATGAGTATTCGTACGGCGCAGTGATGTCtgcaatgaaagagaatgattaCGACTGACAAACAGAGTAGAACGCGTGTTAGCGTACCGTGGGAACACCCTCGTTACgatattctaattttttttttttttttttcttgcatgCGATCAACGTACAATAAATCGCGGTGAAAATCAACGGCTATTATGTACCTAAAGAACCAAATGTACAAATGACGACTGTGGTGAACTAAGTGATGCGTGGTGCACATGCATGAACGACTGTGACAAGTTACTCATTCTCAAAATGATCGACGATCAATGGTCTGCTCTAAGTCGCTTATCTACGGCTCTTATCTGTTACAACACCGCCAATTGCGTTTCCTCTGCCCATATCGGTTTAACGATATCATACGTATTCGCTAATCTCTACGCCGACTTGCAGTACATGGTGGCCACGTTTCTCGAATTTCGTGGCTCAACGGTGTATTTCGAGCGAACGTGCCGTGGTGAACGATACCGTGGATGTATAATACGTATCGTAACTAAAATAATCGTGATGGTGATTAATCGCATGCGACAGAATGCAACCGAAGGTGACGTTGCGAATGGACCGCGACAATGGCGACAGCCAAGGTGATCTATCTGTCGGAGTCCTCGAGTCGCTGTAGATCGGACCATTggtgaaaaatgatcgattggAACGTCCTCGTTGCTGCGACGATTCTAGTTACAGCTACTAATAATTTAATACCGCGTATTTGACAAATTGGAAATATTTGATACTTTTTTATATCGATTTCCGAACTGTTATCTAGAAACTAGAATTTTTTGGATCGTCTCAACGACTTATCCAAGTTGCATTTTGTTTTCTTGTTTCGGTGGAAGCTACCGAACGAAAGGTAtacaaatatagaaaaatgtggCAATATTCAAAATGC
The Ptiloglossa arizonensis isolate GNS036 chromosome 3, iyPtiAriz1_principal, whole genome shotgun sequence genome window above contains:
- the LOC143144688 gene encoding PAT complex subunit Asterix; its protein translation is MNNSADPRRPEREVRYKPAASSSQAQPGDYSAPDYMNILGMIFSMCGLMMRLKWCAWVALYCSCISFANSKVSDDTKQILSSFMLSISAVVMSYLQNPQPMTPPWASAMQ